The Burkholderiales bacterium genome segment CAACGGAGGGGATATGGTCGAAATCAGGAAGCTCGGCGCTGTGCTGGGTGCGGAGGTGCGCGGGTTCGATCCGCGATCGCCGATGAGCGATGAAGAATTCCGGACGGTCGAGCAGGCCTTTCTCGATCACCTCGTGCTGCGCTTTCGCGACGCGCCGATGTCGGCTCACGAGCTGCGCGCTTTCGGCAACCGTTTCGGGCCTTTGCGCGAGCACATCGCGAAGGACTATCGCCATCCCGAAGTGCCCGAGGTCGTCGTCATGACGAACCAGGACGCGAGCGGAAAGTACGATCGCGTCGGCGCCGAGCGCGGCGTCGGCTGGCATTCGGACGGTACGTTCGAAGCGGTGCCGCCGAAGGCGACGCTGTTGCACGCCGTGGCGCTGCCGGACCGCGGCGGCAACACGATGTTCGCGAATATGTACCTGGCTTACGACAGGATGCCCGAGAGCCTGAAGCGCCGCGTCGACGGGAAGTTGGCGCTCTTCAGGCTGCGCGGCCGCAAGAGCCAGACGCAGGGCATCGTCGGCGCGGACGAGCTGAAGAGGATGAACGACGTCACACATCCCGTGATCAGGATTCATCCGCAGACCGGCAGGAAATCGGTGTTCGTGAATCCCCACCATACGCTTGCCATCGCCGGCCTGGCGCGCGAGGACAGCGACGCGCTGCTCGAAGAGATCTTCGACTGGTGCTCGCGCGAGGAATTTCAGTGGGAGCAGGAGTGGCGTCCCGGGGACACGATCATGTGGGAGAACCGCTCCGCGTGGCATTCGGGTCGCGCCGATTATCCGAAGGATCAGTTGCGCAAGTTCCTCCGAACCACGATTTGCGAGCCCCGGGCGGCCGCACACTGAATGATGAGGCCGAACAAGCTCCGTCAGCTCTGGGCGCAGGGCAAACCCGCTTCATGCCTGTGGATCGATCTCGGCTGGGGTGTCTCGGTGGAGGCGCTGGCGCGACTTCCATACGACTCGTTCACGCTCGACCTCCAGCACAGCCTGATAGACCGCGCGACCGCCGTGCAGATGCTGCAGGTGCTCTCGCTCGGCGACGGCGCGCCGCTCGTCCGCGTCACGCAGAACGATCCGGCCGAGATCGGCTTCGTGCTCGACGCGGGCGCCTACGGCGTCATCTGTCCGCAGATCGAAACCGCGGCCGATTGCCGGCGCTTCGTCGAGGCGTGCCGCTACGCGCCTCGCGGCCGCCGGAGCTGGGGACCGACACGCGGCCTGCTCTACGGGGGCGCCGACTACTTCGCGTCGTACGAGCGCGAGATCGTGAAGATCGCGCTGATCGAAACGGTGAAAGGCGTCGAAAACATGCGCGAGATCGCGGCGACGCCCGGCATCGACATGCTCTACGTGGGCCCCAACGATCTGACGATCGATCACGGCGGCCAGCCCACGTACGTGGCATCGGATGCGCGAGTGATACGTGCGATGGACGATTCGATCGCGATCGCCCGGGAACATTCGATCTTCAGCGGCACCTACGCCGGTACCGTCGAGGTCGCGGAGGCGGCGATTGCGAAAGGCTACAACCTGGTGTCGCTCGGGTACGCCGCAAAAATCATGGTGAAGGCAGCGTCCGAGCTGCTCGAGCGCGTCTTTCCGGCGGCGCGGCGGTAAACAACGATAAGTGAGGAGTGACGTCATGACAGGCATGCATTCGATCGGGCGGGGCGCTTCGGCGCTCGTCGGGCTGTTCGCGTTTTCGGCGACGGTCGCTGCGGCGGAATATCCGGAACGGCCGATCCGCATGGTCGTGCCTTTCGCGTCGGGATCGAACATCGACATCACTGCGCGGCAGATCATGCCGAGATTCTCCGAGTACCTGGGACAGCAGGTCGTCGTCGACAATCGCGCGGGCGCGGGCGGAACGATAGGCGCCAGTCTCGTGGCGAAAGCGACGCCCGACGGCTATACGCTGCTCATGGGCAACGCGCCGACACACGGTCTCGCGCCGAGCATGTACAAGGACTTGCCGTACGATCCGGTCAGGAGCTTTGCGCCGATCGTGCGGATCTCGACGCAGAGCTTCGTGCTCGCCGTCAGCGCGTCGCTGCCGGTCAAGTCGGTGTCCGAGCTCGTGAAGTATGCGAAAAGCCGCCCGCGCCAGCTCAACTACGCGTCGTCGGGCAACGGGACGACGGCGCATCTCTCAGGCGCGCTGTTCAACATCAAGGCCGGCGTGGAGCTCGTCCATATCCCGTACAACAGCGTTCCGCAGGCGCTCATCGATCTCGGGAGCGGGGCGGTCGCGGTCATGTTCTATCCCTATCAGCCGCTCACGCCGATGCT includes the following:
- a CDS encoding TauD/TfdA family dioxygenase; translation: MVEIRKLGAVLGAEVRGFDPRSPMSDEEFRTVEQAFLDHLVLRFRDAPMSAHELRAFGNRFGPLREHIAKDYRHPEVPEVVVMTNQDASGKYDRVGAERGVGWHSDGTFEAVPPKATLLHAVALPDRGGNTMFANMYLAYDRMPESLKRRVDGKLALFRLRGRKSQTQGIVGADELKRMNDVTHPVIRIHPQTGRKSVFVNPHHTLAIAGLAREDSDALLEEIFDWCSREEFQWEQEWRPGDTIMWENRSAWHSGRADYPKDQLRKFLRTTICEPRAAAH
- a CDS encoding tripartite tricarboxylate transporter substrate binding protein — translated: MTGMHSIGRGASALVGLFAFSATVAAAEYPERPIRMVVPFASGSNIDITARQIMPRFSEYLGQQVVVDNRAGAGGTIGASLVAKATPDGYTLLMGNAPTHGLAPSMYKDLPYDPVRSFAPIVRISTQSFVLAVSASLPVKSVSELVKYAKSRPRQLNYASSGNGTTAHLSGALFNIKAGVELVHIPYNSVPQALIDLGSGAVAVMFYPYQPLTPMLQQGRIRLLAATGARRLSYLPDLPTVKETGIADFTAFAWHGFYAPEGTPKPIVDKLYAALAKAVKDPRVAAHLQSAGVEVDVLAPADFAEFTKAQVERYRQIVALAAVKVD
- a CDS encoding aldolase/citrate lyase family protein, translated to MMRPNKLRQLWAQGKPASCLWIDLGWGVSVEALARLPYDSFTLDLQHSLIDRATAVQMLQVLSLGDGAPLVRVTQNDPAEIGFVLDAGAYGVICPQIETAADCRRFVEACRYAPRGRRSWGPTRGLLYGGADYFASYEREIVKIALIETVKGVENMREIAATPGIDMLYVGPNDLTIDHGGQPTYVASDARVIRAMDDSIAIAREHSIFSGTYAGTVEVAEAAIAKGYNLVSLGYAAKIMVKAASELLERVFPAARR